TGCATTGCCCGCGTCATCATCCCGAAAGCCGTTAAGCGCGGCAAGGCCTTCGGAGATGTCTTTGAGATCAACTACCGGGAACAGGCGGCAAATGTGGCGCAGAACGCGGTTGCGCCGGATCATGACCGGTTGACCTTCGCAGACGGCTATGTGCTGGACGCACCCTGCCGCAGTAGCTTCGATGCAGCAATGGCTCTGGTCGGTGAGCATGGCGGCGTCAAAACCCACCAGACGCTCCCAAAGGATGCGGAGGCTCTGGCGGAAGTGCTGTCCAAGCAAAAAACCCGCCGTGACAGACTGCCGGATGCAGGAAGGACAGAGACGCTTTCGCCTCTGCCCGTTGCAGAACTTCGGAAGTACGAGGCGGTCAAAAAGGCTCATCCCGACGCGCTGGTCTGCTTTGCCCAGAACGGCTATTTTGAGCTGTACGGCAAGGACGCGGAAAAAGCCGCGCCCTTGCTCGGCACGAAACTCCTTGAGAAGAAGGTGCGCGGCAAGCCCTCCATGCCGGTGACTGGCTTCCGTGAAGCTGCGTGGGTAGCAGCATCTAAGAAGCTCTGGCAGTCCGGCGTGGATGTCTTTCTCAGCAAGGACGGCGAGACCTTCAAGGAACTCAAAGCCGCAGATTACATTCCTGTCGGCGCGACGCTGAATGTGGACGGCATCAAGTGCAGAATCGACGCCGTTGATTTTTCCGCCGATGAAGTCCGGCTGACCAACATCGAGGACAAGAACCGCCCCATCCGCTTTTCGGAAAGCATCCAGTATGTCCGCTCCTATGTGGAGGATGCCGGAACTGCCATCTACGACACCATCCCGAAGAAGCCCGCTGCCCGTGAATCCATCCGTGACAAGCTGAAATCCGCACAGAAGGCACAGCCGACCCACACGCCGAAACCGCAGAAATCGAAAGGAAAGGATATGGTACTCTGATATGAAAAACTTTACCGTAGAAGAACTCAACCTGATGTGCTGCTTCAATACGTCCAGCCGCAAGCGGCTGATCGACGATATGAAGAGCGTCACCCTGAACGACATGGACAGCGAGATCGCAGAGCTGATGTATAAGACCATCCGGAAGCTCGAAGCCATGACGGACGCAGAGTTTGAGGAACTGTATATCATGCCGGACGGCATGATGGATGACTGAAAGGAGGATGCCTATGCCCGTATTAGACGGTGATTTTGAAGCCTTCGTCACAAACCTTGGCAAGTACAACGAGGGTATGCTGGTCGGTGAGTGGGTGAAGCTGCCCACCACCGAAGAAGAGATGCAGAAGGTTTTTGAGCGTATCGGGATCGGCAAGCAGGATGAGTTCGGTCAGCCCTATGAAGAGTGGTTTATTACCGACTACGAATGCCCGATCTACGGCGTCCAGAAGATGCTTGGCGAGTACGAGAGCCTTGATAAGCTCAACTACCTCGCCGCCTTGATTGACGAGCTTTCCCTGAGCGATCAGGAAAAGCTCGTTGCCATTATGGAATCTGGCTGCGATGAGGTCAGCGACATCGACGATCTCATCAACCTGACGTTCAATCTGGACTGCTACGACATCATGCCCGGTATCAACGACGAATATGACCTCGGCTATTACTATGCCAACGAAGCCGGTATCTACTCCGAAAAGGATCTCGGTCCTCTGGCAGACTACATCGACTATGAACGCTATGGTCACGACATCGCTTATGATGAACAGGGACGCTTCACCGATGAAGGCTATGTCCGCGTCGCAAGCGAACGCTGGGACAGACAGTTTAACGGTGAGCTGGACGATATTCCCGACGAATACCGGATCACCGGCTCAGGGAAGCCGCCGAGCGTGACAGCACCATCGCCGTTCTCATCGTTGAGCCGGGGAAGGAACCTTATGTGAAGGAGATTGACTCCGGGCTGGAGTCCTTGCAGCATGAAGTCGGCGGCTACATCGAGGCGATTTATCCCTACGAAGACCCGGTTGCCTTAGTCTGCAACGAGGAAGGCAAGCTGGAAGGGCTGCCCTTGAACCGCGCCCTGCGTGATGAGGACGGTGACATCTACGATGTTGTTGCCGGAACATTTATGGTAGTCGGTTTGACGGATGACAGCTTCGGCTCTCTGACCGTAGAGCAGATGCAGAAGTTCTCTGACCACTTCAAAGTGCCGGAGCAGTTTGTCAAGCTGGGCGATAAGATTGTGGCGATCCCCATGATCTCGAAGGAGCAGCAGAAGCAGGAAGCTACCGAGCAGAAGGACTTTGAGATGAACGCCGATACCTCCGGTCTGACGGTTGCCGGTCACATCGGGACGTGGCACACCATTGATCAACACGAGGTCGGCGGTCACAGCTTTTATTTGATGGAGCATGACACCTACGGCGATGAGGCGGCTTGCATCATCGTCGATGAGCGCGGCAAGCTCGTCCTTGATGATGTCTACAACGGCTTTGACGATGACACGCTCCGCCTTCTCGACCTTGAGGTCAAGGAAG
Above is a genomic segment from Faecalibacterium taiwanense containing:
- a CDS encoding DNA mismatch repair protein MutS — its product is MKKYTDVDIIAELQKLVDDHVDSYKEDFDIDKRIIRRAAESRSPEDKTLMWFCRPHGTHCLNENQVFIQGTRDHNTFRFYAEQTYDECIARVIIPKAVKRGKAFGDVFEINYREQAANVAQNAVAPDHDRLTFADGYVLDAPCRSSFDAAMALVGEHGGVKTHQTLPKDAEALAEVLSKQKTRRDRLPDAGRTETLSPLPVAELRKYEAVKKAHPDALVCFAQNGYFELYGKDAEKAAPLLGTKLLEKKVRGKPSMPVTGFREAAWVAASKKLWQSGVDVFLSKDGETFKELKAADYIPVGATLNVDGIKCRIDAVDFSADEVRLTNIEDKNRPIRFSESIQYVRSYVEDAGTAIYDTIPKKPAARESIRDKLKSAQKAQPTHTPKPQKSKGKDMVL
- a CDS encoding transposon-transfer assisting family protein, whose protein sequence is MKNFTVEELNLMCCFNTSSRKRLIDDMKSVTLNDMDSEIAELMYKTIRKLEAMTDAEFEELYIMPDGMMDD